A single genomic interval of Mustela nigripes isolate SB6536 chromosome 7, MUSNIG.SB6536, whole genome shotgun sequence harbors:
- the PRR30 gene encoding proline-rich protein 30, translating into MEPQNNDQVLLQNAEDPGRPPLGSSQLEDSPSSHPQPLPPQRSPPLSYSPCSPGTPQSHSPGSRFYSSDSNSDFILHPHSSSPPSSPSFFHQNYLSLSLPPFSPPSPGLYPSPAHTHSSSPSQPQNTPLPHTQCQPPSPPGDCPSSTVTSLSPSLPSGGVHSNRQVWPRDQYRDTRSPGLVGECVASEKDPAEFRDPGALAQALVAHLGHRRIARDLQLLLLQRMWLGRPGPAPIVEYPICLVCLKPRSPSCPTPRYRTGPRLLAFPQLLPCAQGQESGPLRIGIGFGLRLPRGQARALHLLPERRPEAAGPQGKAAQAHGHQTQASLAPAAQAPVAQEQAGPAQGTASQTASLRSAGLQSPNSTCFSEPQPQAPKQATVCPKPTPSSAPKRPVSPEPILRKSPA; encoded by the coding sequence ATGGAGCCTCAAAATAACGACCAGGTGCTGCTCCAGAACGCAGAGGACCCTGGGCGCCCCCCTCTGGGCTCCTCCCAACTTGAGGACTCCCCATCCAgccacccccagcctctgcctccccagcGAAGCCcccccctctcctactccccttgctccCCGGGCACCCCACAGTCCCACTCTCCTGGCTCCCGTTTCTACTCTTCTGACTCAAATTCAGACTTTATCCTACAccctcactcttcctctcccccaagtTCCCCCAGCTTCTTTCATCAGaattacctctctctctccctcccacccttttcccctccctcccctgggctGTACCCCTCCCCGGCTCACAcccattcctcctctccctctcagcCCCAGaacacccctctcccccacactcagtgtcagcctccctcccccccagGAGACTGCCCTAGCTCCACTGTCACTTCCCTATCCCCCAGCCTACCTTCTGGTGGTGTCCACTCAAACAGGCAGGTGTGGCCCCGGGATCAGTACAGGGACACCAGGTCCCCTGGGCTGGTGGGGGAATGCGTGGCAAGCGAGAAGGACCCTGCGGAGTTCAGGGACCCAGGAGCCCTGGCCCAGGCCCTGGTGGCCCATCTGGGGCACCGCCGCATTGCTCGCGACCTGCAGCTACTGCTTTTGCAGCGTATGTGGCTGGGCAGACCTGGCCCGGCCCCCATTGTAGAATATCCCATATGCCTGGTGTGCCTCAAGCCCCGCAGCCCCTCTTGCCCCACCCCCAGGTACAGGACTGGTCCCCGGCTGCTTGCCTTCCCCCAGCTACTGCCCTGTGCACAAGGCCAGGAATCCGGACCACTCCGCATAGGCATTGGTTTTGGGCTCCGCCTGCCTCGGGGCCAGGCCAGGGCCTTGCACCTGTTGCCCGAAAGAAGGCCAGAGGCAGCAGGGCCTCAGGGCAAGGCTGCTCAGGCCCATGGACATCaaacccaggcgtccctggctcCGGCAGCTCAAGCACCAGTGGCTCAGGAGCAGGCAGGTCCAGCCCAGGGCACAGCCTCCCAGACCGCCAGCCTCAGATCTGCAGGCCTCCAGTCACCAAACTCTACATGCTTTTCGGAGCCTCAGCCTCAGGCACCCAAACAGGCCACTGTCTGCCCGAAACCCACGCCTTCCTCTGCGCCCAAGAGGCCAGTCTCTCCAGAACCCATTCTCCGAAAGTCACCAGCCTAG
- the TCF23 gene encoding transcription factor 23 encodes MSQREARRAPTAPGVGQKPAKARLSLAADLGRKRSRLSRTRQDPWDKPGWSDQRWSRAAPNPRPRGVRARSLARGQSEASPKNAARERSRVRTLRQAFLALQAALPAVPPDTKLSKLDVLVLATSYIAHLTRMLGHELPGPAWPPFLRGLRYLHPLKKWPMRSRLYAGGLGSSGLDSATATTCSRRTKETEARPRVSEEADALFPTRPCSPALGDK; translated from the exons ATGTCCCAGAGGGAGGCCAGAAGGGCACCCACCGCACCGGGAGTGGGGCAGAAGCCCGCTAAAGCCAGGTTGTCGCTGGCAGCAGATTTGGGCAGGAAGAGGAGCCGCCTGAGCAGGACCAGGCAGGACCCGTGGGACAAGCCGGGCTGGAGTGACCAAAGGTGGAGCAGAGCTGCCCCCAACCCACGCCCACGAGGGGTCAGGGCCCGGAGCCTGGCTCGTGGCCAG AGTGAGGCCAGTCCCAAGAATGCTGCACGGGAGCGGAGCCGGGTGAGGACACTGCGCCAGGCCTTCCTGGCCCTGCAGGCTGCTCTGCCCGCTGTGCCACCCGACACCAAACTCTCCAAGCTGGATGTGCTGGTGCTGGCCACCAGCTACATAGCCCACCTCACCCGCATGCTGGGCCACGAGTTGCCTGGCCCCGCCTGGCCACCCTTCCTGCGTGGACTCCGCTATCTACACCCTCTCAAG AAGTGGCCCATGCGATCTCGTCTCTATGCTGGCGGCCTGGGGAGCTCTGGCCTTGACTCTGCCACAGCCACCACCTGTAGCCgaagaacaaaggaaacagaggCCAGGCCCCGAGTTTCTGAAGAGGCAGATGCTCTCTTTCCCACAAGGCCATGCTCACCAGCTCTCGGTGACAAATGA